Within Channa argus isolate prfri chromosome 4, Channa argus male v1.0, whole genome shotgun sequence, the genomic segment atttaaaaagacaattttttcTGACAATGAGGTCTGAAATGAAACCTACAGATTGCTGCATGATTCTCACAGCTGACAGTATTATCCTCATCACACCCACCCTCACCAATCTTCCCCTGAAATCTTCAGCGGATATTGATATTGACACTCAGGTCAGGTGATTAACTCACAATGAAtagctggttttatttttcttccttttatttttcctccaaACTAGTTTTCTGCATTCAAAATCTTAGCTGTGAATCCTGCTGGATTTCAGAGAGCCTTAACACAGGGGATATGTGTTCCAATAAATACAAACCTTGGAAGTGGTTAAAGATCAAAGGTTATGGGACTGAGGTGCAATGACCCCAGCACAGGAGGACATGCTCTCTAAAGAAATGTAATTCTTTCTGCAGTGTAGGCCGCATGTTTTTTGCCAAACTCCCCTCTGTGCTGAAGTAAAAATCAGCTCAGGGGatgtcagaaaatgtttatttttttcccttttcaccaTCAAAATTTACACTGGAAGTCTGAGCTAGTTTGTAAGATGAATTTTCAAAGGAAAGTATGTCTGcagttactgtatatttgaCAATTTAGTGGAATGTCCCATAAATTATTCTGTTAAAAAGATGTTATCAGTAATAACTGTCTTAaaacaataatagaaaatataaatgattagtGTTTTCATTCAAAGCTTTATGCGCTGATGCAATTATAAAAAAGTTAGAGAAAGGTGTTCACTATTTTGTAAACTGTGTGGCATATTTGCACATGTTTTCTACAAATAAAGAGTTGAAAATGACGACCATTTGACAAAGATGACTCACGGTTTTAGATTGTGGAATTATTTATGTGGCAACATTTTCCCCCACATACACATCAGTTTCATCTGTGATAGTTTAACACAGACAGTTTGCAGtgcttttatttacagaaaagtgACTAGATTTCATGTTACTGTACACTTTGATATTCTCCCTTTTTATAAATACCCATAGGGTAATATAGGTCCTCAGTAGATTTGAGTGCATTATCAAAAGACACAACCCTAGGTTAATGCGTCCTTAACTAaccatacaaaacaaaaaacaagtaccAAATGTAACATAGAAAATAAAGTATATACCATGTTACAAagttacagaaaatacatatatatatatatatatatatatatatatatatatatatatatatatatatatatatatatatatacacatacatatgtataaatatatacatacatacatatgtatatatacgtgtatgtatatatacgtatacatacatatatatgtgtgtgtgtatatatacatatatacatgtatatataaacacttttttttttcacaggaaaACAGCAGAAAGGTTTGCAACAGAATATACTCGCAGAGTTGCTTTTCAGCattcagttattaaaaaaactatccAAGAAGAAGAGACTTTAACTCTCTGAAGTTGTTTTATGAGGTTTTAACTTTACCTTCAGTGTTTCAAATTTGTATACTTGATGATCCAGGTGAAAGTTAAGGCAGCACAGTTCCTCATCATGTTGCAGCTGAATGAGGTTTATCAGCTACAATGAGCCCACAATGAGATGCTGCACAGTGCTGAGCAACAAGAGGAGACAGCAGTGTTGCTGAGACTGTACTGGTGTCAGTAACGGTGTACAGCACAAAGATACATTAGTAGCTGACCTAATAGACTGATGGATGGTGGCACACTCTAGTGTGCTGAGTTGTGAGGCTGAGGCTGGCAGAGGTGTACATTCCTTAAAACAAAGGCACAGTTTGGCAGGAGCATTGCACTCTTTGAATGATTCTTCTGCAACTTGACAATCTATAtgattttatataatgtttCCATCAGTTGTTGAAGAGATTTTGACAAGTCTGTTGTTGTCAAACTGTCAGCATGTCCATACCATGATTCCTTTTTCTTTACATCAGAACTTTCCCACTCTCTGctccttctttttttaatctatttcaTTGGAAGTGTTTTACTCTGCATCCACCATTTTAACAGATCAGGAGCTTGTCCATATTACTGTTTGAATGTTATTTTGCCCAGCCTGTGGTGGCCTCTCCGTTGATGTAAGCAAAGCCGGGGAAATGCTGCGAGTGTTCGTACTCTGAGTTCCTTCGTGGGGCCAGGGGAGAGTACATGTCCCCAGATGTGGCATAGCGGGATGAGTGCATAGGTGGGCTAGTGTAACAGCTGTTTGCCGGTGACACATCGGGCCACCGGGGGGCGACAGGTGATGGGTGTAACCGAGGAGTGCTCCCCATCAAGCAAGGCTCCATTCGAGACATTTGGCCATTAAGCTGGTACTGTGAAAGAGGGGAACAGGGGAGAAGTAAGTGATCCAGAAAAGTCATCTTTTGAAATGAAACTAACAAACTCCAAGCCTCTAGGgctgcagccctgcttgttttccagctataCCTGCACAACCCTCATctcccagcttctgattgactaaacacaccttatccaggcaATCAGGAGTGGGGCGTGCATGGGTAGTtggaaaaacaagcagggtTGCAGCGCTCGAGGCTTGAAGTTCGACACCCATGGGTTTTCACTTATTTTCAATTTATCTgtagattattttctttttaaaattgttttatctGTACCCTGtcagaaaatagtaaaaagaaaactacagagGATGTCACATTTTCTACAATAAACAGTGAATCAACATCATATAAGTATACGGTAAGCCTCAAAAGCAAATTTTAGTAGGTGGAACCAgggaatgtttttattttgtttaggtaaacatattttatgcaaaatgactaaatgtttcACTGCAGAATTACATCATTGCACATGTTGTAAATTACAAAAGGCCCATAATaccaaaaaaggtaaaaacacacaagaatgATATCAATCTTGTCATCTAACAAACCACATCTGCCAAAATGTTGAACTTTCCCTTTAAATTATTCCAGGGACAATGTGGTTTCACACTGAAAGGTGTATTTTTACTGGtctaataattacatttttacatgctGTATAAAGTTAAACTCGAAACACAGTTCTGCGTCGACATACTAAACACTCATTGCATGCAATTTTAAGATTTCGGTATATAGACTACTGTCAGGTTTTTAAAATCCCAAGCTTCCTAGGACCTTTTCAGAAGCCATGACCTCAGAGTTAGCTGCAGCACTGCTGATGACTACTTTGATGCTGTGATAACCATGTAGCATTGGCTGTGAAGCAGCTCTGCCAATGGTAATTTCCTGTTAGGGGAAATTGCTTCACAAGATGTAACACACTGGtcaaaatagaaaattaaacCACTTATGAAAATTAGACATGAGCTAAAAAGTGGTTTTCCTGTGTTAATTGTGTTGCCTATGGTAACAGACCACAAACAGCTCTGGCAAAATCTGACTTTTGACAAAAATACTTTGGACAGATGGGATCCAACAAAGTTTTCTGTTGGTTTCAGCTCCATCCTCAACCTCTCATACAGACAAAGCGCCGGCATTGTGCCTGATTTAAGCTCAGACAAGCCTAAAAAAAGTGGAAGTGGCacccttttcccttttctcacTAAATATACACACAACAGTCGATTCCATTATGGGGGATCACGGCATGGAAAAAGGCAGTCAGAGCAGGTCAGAGAGCAGAACAGACGGCTCAGCTGCCTCTTGTTCACAGGCAGAAAAGAGACCATTgaataacaatattttaataaacgCCCCTTTGCTCTGCTCTGTGACTACTGGCTCAAACAGATGAACAGACTATTGAGAGCTGGAAAGAGGAGTAACAGAGCAGGGCCTCTCTTGGCCCTGGCCGAGCCACCTTTCACTGTCTGCTTCCGCTGTGTGGAGAGGGTGATTCGGAGAAACGCTGTGAGAGCTGAGGCCCAGTTGATCTCCTCCCACCATGAAGGCAGCAGAGGCTGGAGGGCCCTTCACAGGAAATTACCATCAAAAGAGTAAACTCACACCAGTCGCTACATGAGCTGTAACATCAGCGACTCCATCTCATCATAATGACCTCTTTTTCATGTGTAAATCTTGCTGTCTTTACAGGACAGTTCAGTTTGAGAGGCCAGTCTGATGACGTTCTCTTCCAATAATCACCTGCACAAGAGCTGCTGATGTGCAAGAGTTTAGGATAAAGATTCCTACATATTGTCTATTAAGATGCATGTATTTTCAAAATTATCTTTACACATATTTCAGAGCATATTTGTGCACATATGCTATTTATCTTGTACTTCTTAGAATCTAAATAGCCAGCACAGACCAGTTGTGCAAATGCAGCATGTGGATAAATGTGGATGTGGACGACTGCTGTATATGAACATTGAAATAATCAGCAGTTTTTTCTGTacacttttctattttctaagTGACCCACTGTCTTTGTGCTTGTGTATCAGTGCTGTAACCAATAAGGTTTCTTCTTATGCTCCACAGccattgtgtaacattttaaaatgatttactgagcaaattcaatattttatttacacttatGTAAAATGCTATTAAACCCATCTCATAGGAGACTGGGACTGACCTGTGCAGACGAGCGGTGGTAGGCAGAGTAGTGGAGGGGGGCTGGAATCGCTGGCTCGTGGGCCAGACCCGGATACTGGCTCTGGATGGAGTGAGGATGCTGGTTGGTGTAGCTGCCATAGTTGTAGCTGCCAGTGTAGCTAGAATGAGGTAATGAGGTCAGAATTAGTTTGAGCTATTTTTCACCAAGATGTGTCCAAAGTGCCTTGAATgtgaatttaataataaaagaagcAAAATTACCCATgctcttctctgtgtgtgtagacagGCATCCGGTGGgtggaggaaggaggagggacTGGCGCACTGCTCCTCATACAGGACAGCTGCTGCCCAGCCTCTGGTGTGGAGCCGCctgctgttgtcactgtgtaTGTAAGGGACCAGGTATATGACTGAACAGCGCCTGGTAGACACAtatgtaaacacagacacaaatatgtTGGCGCAGAGAAACTATGTGCAGTGAAACCTGATCTCTGCGTGTCACTGTGAGTCTCACCTGTTGTGGTAGTGACTCCAGTGTACTCCGGGGACACAGCTGCTGTAGGGGAGCTGGCTGAGGAGACAACCACAGAGTGGACAGACCGAGCAGGAGAGTAGGATCCTGGAGACGGGGAAGTGGGAGTAGTTTCTGACAGAGTGaactcttcctctctctctgctaaAGGTGACGAGACACAGCAGACCATTACACAAACTTACAATACAAGATGGATGCAATGTTTGGTGTTCAGCAGCCTCTGAGAAGGTTACACAATTTGTGCACAAGTAAAACGGGTGTATGAGGGAAAAATTCCACAgtaatttaagttttttgtaatgcagtttatttttacagatcTATTTTAAGCTGAAAGCAAAGTAAAGTTaatctactgtatattaataacattaaatataGTAACTAATTTACAGCACTTCTGAATAAAGGTACTTCACAGTTCCTGCATTTTCACTTCACTGTGccagatcaacggctttcagcttctCCCTTCAGGGTTCGCGGAACGTGTCCTGCACGTTGATTTAACATGAATTTTTACAGCTCAagcccttcctgctgcaggcCTCCCATTTTATACAGGCGggcccacacctggtgggggggatttgaacctggccccttctgcatcccaaccagaTGCTGTACCACTGAGCCATGAGGCCCCCTATTTTCACTTTACTGTGTAAACTGTTAAAACCAAACCACCTCCTGAAAGCACTAATCTCAAAGACCTATTTTAGTACATAATTGTGGCAATTTCCAGTGATGTAATCACACAACTTATCTACTTTACAAGacatttttcaggtttttttgtCAATGGTCAGACCTACAGTTGGCAGTCTCACCTGTGCTGCCCTCACCCTTCATGGCCCTCATGAGTTCATTGGCTCTCTCCTGGCAGTGCAGGGACTCCAGTAGGTAAAGCACATAGTCATCAAACATGAGATGGATCAGGTGGAAGGACCCTGCACACAGATATACAGGATGAGCTTTATACAGAGAAAATATGTTATGTTGCAACATATGTTGTACAAAAAACTTTATATGTTATACAGACTTTATTATCTGTTATAAAGTACTTAATGTGGtaagagtgagaaaaaaaaacaaaaacaagagcaTGTTTTGGGAAGACATGAGTGATAATGACAAGACTGAAGCTGAAACTTTCTGAAAGCATCTGAGTAATGACATCACATCCTGTAGACTGACAGGAGGGCTGCTGTTATTAAAAACTAAGCGAGTGCACTTGTTTCCTTGTACCAAGTCAGTGCCAGAAATATGTCAGCTGACCCCGGGGTCGCACAGAAGATGAGGCCACGGTATGTGAAGAAGCGTCACAATTGTGTCATTGtactgtttgctgctgctgccgtgCGCATAATAAACACTTGTAGCTATTGAGGGAAGCGGTGTGTGATACTGACCGGTCATAAAATGGAAAAGACGGGCAAAGACATCAGCAGAGGGGAGGGGTGGCTTTTGTTAATTAGCTGTTTGTGCAGAGACCTGCTTTATCAAAACACTGCAACCAGCTGTGTCTTTGATATTCACAGACAAGGGCAAAGGAGGGAAGCAAATGAAAGAGaagccattttcttttattttatttttacagctctTTACTTATTGCAAACCTTAGCTGTACACAGCAGGTTGTTAAGACAAAGCCATTTTACTTGTTCCTTCTCTCTCcttatttcagctttaaagAGGAATTATTTGGTTGCACTGAACtcatacatacaaataatttgcaaaagTTTAAACAAGCTTCAGGCCCCAAGGGGCACTATGTCGTCGGAGGCTACAAATCCCCGATataaaaaaccccaaaacattaGCTGTGTTTTTGTAAGGCAGCCTTTTTTGGTGTGTGAGGCACAACGTATGACATAACTAAATATTCTCTATATGTGCAATATTTTGCATGAAGGGATGATGACAAAGCATCAGCAGCTCACCAAAGCTGGGTGCACTGTGGAGGGTCATGTCCCGTATGACTCTGGTACCAAAACACGACCACATCAGCAGGAACTGTTGGGCTACCTTCTTCAGGGACCCGGGCCTCTTCCCTGCCACCTAGAGAGAACATTTCCATGAGAAAAGAGGGGGAAGGGTCGGGAAACTGGGGTAGAATTAACCCCTGGGTCCATATTGGGGCTTAACCCTCAGGAACGAAAAACATGTCAACAAGTCAACTATTTAATTTGCCCCCAGGGACACGCCTTCCTATTGAACCATTGTCTGTGCAGTCCAAGATGTTGTCAGGGCAACCACATTTTACAAGCCCATATCTAACACATAATGGACGCAAATGGGAAGCTTGAAGACATCATTAACTGGGAGGATTGCAGTGTAAGTGCCTCTGTGTAAAAAAGACACGCAGAGACGAGTGGCTTTGAGCCACAGGTGTCTTTTTGAGGGCAAAATTATCCGCTGTGCAAATACTTCAGACGTTTAGTTAAAATCACTTCttagaaacaaaaatagaaatattttaagttgTGCGGCTAAAGCTAATCCAAAtactttatgtaaaaacatgCTGAGTCAGACCATGTTTAACagctgtttttcaaaataagttttttaaaagtttttggtCTCTGACCTTGACAACACAACGGTCTACCATTGAGTCCAGCCACTCAATGTACGCCTCGATTGGAGACTGCTCCTCCAGGAGACGGTCAAACTCCTGATACACTGTGACAGGATGCAGAATGTCAGGTTACAGAGCATTAGACATTActggagatggaaaaaaaaaaaactcaagtatTCGAATGCAGATCTCATCTGTATACAACATCTGCTATAATTGTGTGACATGTGATCCTGTTGGGCAGATGATTGGAGATGCTCTGCAGGGTGTTTCAGAGAAGAGTGAACTTTTTTAACCTTTTGGTCTCCATCATTATAATGCTATGACTCCACTGGTCGTGGGAATGATTGTCcctctgtgtgttgtttgtgtggaaGTAAAGTGTACGGGTGCATTCAAGTGCATTCAATTTCACTGCATGTACTTACAGTGGATAATAAGCTGTCTGTGCTCCTCTTGTGAGTCCTCCATGGTGTAAAGTGTCTGCTTGGTGATGCTGTTCAAGTCCACATTCCTCCAGTCCTCCAGCATTTGAAAGGTGATGTCAGCACTGTTTATCACAGTCCGTGATGCCTGGGGGGAGATAAATCAACAATATTACTTACCCAAGCATAGCCACATCCCCTTATCAGCTGTTTGTTCATATGgattttattgaaaaaacatTCAGATCACGATAGTCACCTGGCATAGATGGTTTAATGAGGTTTGTCGCTTCAGAATCTGAGAAAATCTCCTTGATActggaaacaaaaatgaaaaaaagtggtAATCCTAGTGAGTGtgattatttaaacttttattttaaatgttcaaatgttcaaatgtatatttcacacttacattcaaATTTTATATTTCTCAGGTTTTCTGGAAGGTCATGAAGTGCTATTTTAAGCCACTCATCGAGCTGTTTGGCAAATTTTCGAATAACCTGAGTCAAACTGTGAAtgagggaaaacaaaaatataataaatacattaaattacattcatttaaaatgcagcttCCAGTTTATCTCTGTATAGATCTTTCTATAATTATGATTGATGAATAATTTGCTCATGAATCAATTGATACAATATTCAAATAGCTTATTTTGTCTGACCAAACATAAACAAAGATTCAGCTGAGCAAACTCAATCTGCTGAGGAAGGCTACaattttctgaaaaacaacagaaatagCTAGCAAgtaatttccattttttatgtttctgttttataaaaataatttcaaccaTTCATTAATTTAGTCAGCTGTCTAAATGTCTAATTATTttagcagcatttttaaaattctcaaTAGCATATTTGAAAAAAGTCTTACAACTTCAAGGTTTTGCACGCTCCCAGCAACTGTTACCTGAGGAATGTTGTTGCAAAACTTGCAACAAACCCCTTAACTTAGCTTTTTCAAAAAGAAGAGCTCACATTTTGAGACACATAAGGATAAGGATTTGAAGGTGAGCACACTTCCCACAGCCATCAGTAGCCAGAATTTGAGACAACCTCAGTGATGTGTATGGAGGGCATTTGCACATTAGAATTATGTAGCAGTTCCAACCAGGCAGATTATGCCTGCAAAGGATTTATTTTTCCTCTCcccaactgtttattattttttgtttatgattattttgatttaaaaatggctTTATAAATACACTATTATCCTATTAATACAGTTTACAATTTCCAAAAAAGAATCATTAGATAATGTGCCACCCTACATTGACCATGTGCCTCAGACTGGAAATCCCAATAAAATTTTTCTCGATCCACCCTTGTGGCAAGTCATGTGACATGAGCACATAACAAGTATATAGtgttacaaatacaaaaataattgcaaggtaaagttttttaaactgaattaaataaTATCACTAATGCTACAGTTAATGTAGCAGCTTTAATTAATGCTGCAGgttggcaaaataaaaaaaaagctgttggtAAATCAAGGCGATTTAAAACATATCTCATGTCCATTTGTCTTAACAACAGAcctgaaaatgtcacaaaagtCACTTATTTGAAGAGAGAAGGTGACAACATTACTCACCTATCAGGCAGTGCTTGCAGCACCGTGGGCATCAGTACCCCAGAGATGGCCTTGTAGAGGATGGAGTCACAAACACCAACTATGTTTACTACTGTGGGGGAGCCAAGGACAGGCAGCATGTGGGGGGGCATGCCCTGCCAGAAGTGCAGCAAGAAACTTTGGACCTGCAGAACACCACAGATGCACCATGACACTGAATTATATtggaaattaaattcaaaacctTTTTATAAACTAAAGGACATAAATAACCATATAAACGTTTGGTCATacgttttttaaaactttagcaAACCCAAATCTGACAAACTAAGCTACAAACTGAAGAAACCTTACCTCATCAAAGTTGGCTCGAATAACAGTGTCCAGTATCCTTTGACAGTGCGTTCTGTACATCATGATGAAAGTTGATACCTGTGGACAACAACAGAGTATTAAATCTGATGGCATCAAAAACGTTATAATTTTCTCCTTatggaaaactaaacaaagtggtacgagaacaagaaaataaatactgaacaaaGCACGTTAAccaataaatactgtacatgttatgGGCCAAGCCTGGAGAAGGGCAATATAAAACAAGGCTTAgagatcagcaaaacacaaaccatttaAAATCATGGCCCCTTTTTAAAAGCTGGACAGCTAGTGCCTGTCCTTTGTCCACAGCTAGATCTTATTATCTCCCCCAAAAGATTAAGAGTTAGTGAGGAGCCAGCATATAAATCCTCAAGGTCCTTGTCTAAACGTAAACCCAGTGAAGGTCCCGGGCCAGATAAAAGAGCCAGAGGGGGCACAGAGATGGTAAGATGGCAGGGagaggtggggggagggggactGGAGAGGAGGCTGTAAGGATGGACTTTTAAAACCCCTGTTTACCCTCTCTTCTGGCAGGCTGGCGGGCAAATTTAGGTCTTTGACATTTGGAAACTCTGGCAGGAGTGTCCCCAGTTTGGAGCGCGGTGAATACGCCACTGTCTGCTTTGTGACCTCTTTCTTCCCTGTCTCATTCACCCACGCCGCTCCCTTTTTGGAATACATCACGTCATAATACGGAGAGGTCTCCTTCACCGCTATACCGTAGTAGTGGTAcctgaggagaaaagaaaaacagagattggttacaaaatgtacagtgtatggTTATGTTTCACCTTAAATTTTATGCAATtcagaaataaacacactagtgtttttaaatgaaatactaTTATAATTATATCAActgtgataaatatttaaatatgttttgtattaaGCTACGATAGAGTCGATTTTCAGTGAATCAGAAAGAGACTAATTTGATAAATTCTGAATGTCATTTTGTGTCCAATTGTGTCCAACTTACTTTGACTGTCCTCTAGTTCCCAGTCGTCGGGTAGTTAAAGCTGGAAACTGTTGCCTTATGATCTGCTCAGAGAAGAAATGGGTCAGAGTGCTGTAACTACACAGTAATAAGgtaaactttttatattttggatCGCCGTCAACTACATCTCAGGCTTTCTCAAGTACACGGCAAAAGGAACCagatttttatgaaatgttttaaaccaTTGGAAGAAAATACTGAGATACTGcagaacatactgtactgtactcatactcatacagtatgttcagtTCTTCATAAGACGCGGTTAATAAAGTTTGTCCGGAGGACAACATGAAAGGCTCATAGTTGTATCCACAGGGAGGTTTGTTAGGGACAAAAAGGTTTGAGAGCCATCCATTTATGACATCCAGggttattacttttttttgtatatCAACAGTCTCCCATCATCCATGCCCCCactcatcctctctctctctctctcctccactccctccttcctcctttcctctctttttgtgCAAAGAGATTGGCTCCTTGGTCCAGCTCCTGGTGCAGAAACTTTAGCAAACAGTGTAGCTCTCCATTGTGTGGGATGAAAAAAGAGGCCAAGCTGTGAAGTTTCTGTCAGGCCCCGCTTGATAAATGAGCAGACAGGGAGGCAGTCCGGGCcctctcttgtttttttgtcctgaaTCAATGAAGCCTTCCTAAAGGACACCCCACACTGCTCCAGCTACTGATCTAACATTCCGCAACATCTCACCCTTCCAAATTTCCTTTAATTACACATTAATCCAGGCCCCTTCTCTTTTTCAATATCTTCCGACAGGAGCTGTGGAGGTTCAGGGGGAGGGCCAGGGTTGGGGGTTGGGGCCGGAGTCCAGAGTACAGGGGATTGCTGGGGGTAGGAAGGCTGAGGACCTTCTTGGGGTTGTGGGAACAGACGAAAGCACATCTCCTTTGGCTCTAGATTATGTGTTCAGTGAACGACCGCAGAGCTTTGCTTCACACTGCGCTGCAGTTGATATTACTTCAGCACAGCAGCCAGAGGTGCAGCACAAAACCAAGCCAGGCTTAGATGGTCCGGCTAATGCCCATGGCCGATTGAGTGGATGAGATCACTTCTTTCACTTGGGCCATTACATCAGACCgttttatattttcttgtgTGCATGAACCCCTTTTCTCTTATTACTTTACACTTATAATACAGTACTAATCAATGAAAATGGGAATGTTTTAAGTTTGCTCTTTTCAATCCTACCTTTCCAAAGCTTGCTGCATTCACTGGCTGTGTGTCGTGCTTCTCGCTGAAGTCTAGGTAATGCATGTAGAGGGCACTCCGGGGGATACACACACCTTCAGCTATTTCATAATTCTCCTCTAGCCTGTGAGTAACAGTTAGATGAGTCCGGTCACAAAAAGAATAATGATATGAAACAAGAGAAACTAGGTATTTCCTGTACAGGAATTCAGATTACAG encodes:
- the rfx4 gene encoding transcription factor RFX4 isoform X3, with amino-acid sequence MHCGLLEEPDMDSTESWIERCLNESENKRYSSHTSLGNMSNDEHEEKENNRASKPHSTPATLEWLEENYEIAEGVCIPRSALYMHYLDFSEKHDTQPVNAASFGKIIRQQFPALTTRRLGTRGQSKYHYYGIAVKETSPYYDVMYSKKGAAWVNETGKKEVTKQTVAYSPRSKLGTLLPEFPNVKDLNLPASLPEERVSTFIMMYRTHCQRILDTVIRANFDEVQSFLLHFWQGMPPHMLPVLGSPTVVNIVGVCDSILYKAISGVLMPTVLQALPDSLTQVIRKFAKQLDEWLKIALHDLPENLRNIKFELSRRFSQILKRQTSLNHLCQASRTVINSADITFQMLEDWRNVDLNSITKQTLYTMEDSQEEHRQLIIHLYQEFDRLLEEQSPIEAYIEWLDSMVDRCVVKVAGKRPGSLKKVAQQFLLMWSCFGTRVIRDMTLHSAPSFGSFHLIHLMFDDYVLYLLESLHCQERANELMRAMKGEGSTAEREEEFTLSETTPTSPSPGSYSPARSVHSVVVSSASSPTAAVSPEYTGVTTTTVTTAGGSTPEAGQQLSCMRSSAPVPPPSSTHRMPVYTHREEHGYTGSYNYGSYTNQHPHSIQSQYPGLAHEPAIPAPLHYSAYHRSSAQYQLNGQMSRMEPCLMGSTPRLHPSPVAPRWPDVSPANSCYTSPPMHSSRYATSGDMYSPLAPRRNSEYEHSQHFPGFAYINGEATTGWAK
- the rfx4 gene encoding transcription factor RFX4 isoform X1 codes for the protein MHCGLLEEPDMDSTESWIERCLNESENKRYSSHTSLGNMSNDEHEEKENNRASKPHSTPATLEWLEENYEIAEGVCIPRSALYMHYLDFSEKHDTQPVNAASFGKIIRQQFPALTTRRLGTRGQSKYHYYGIAVKETSPYYDVMYSKKGAAWVNETGKKEVTKQTVAYSPRSKLGTLLPEFPNVKDLNLPASLPEERVSTFIMMYRTHCQRILDTVIRANFDEVQSFLLHFWQGMPPHMLPVLGSPTVVNIVGVCDSILYKAISGVLMPTVLQALPDSLTQVIRKFAKQLDEWLKIALHDLPENLRNIKFELSRRFSQILKRQTSLNHLCQASRTVINSADITFQMLEDWRNVDLNSITKQTLYTMEDSQEEHRQLIIHLYQEFDRLLEEQSPIEAYIEWLDSMVDRCVVKVAGKRPGSLKKVAQQFLLMWSCFGTRVIRDMTLHSAPSFGSFHLIHLMFDDYVLYLLESLHCQERANELMRAMKGEGSTAEREEEFTLSETTPTSPSPGSYSPARSVHSVVVSSASSPTAAVSPEYTGVTTTTGAVQSYTWSLTYTVTTAGGSTPEAGQQLSCMRSSAPVPPPSSTHRMPVYTHREEHGYTGSYNYGSYTNQHPHSIQSQYPGLAHEPAIPAPLHYSAYHRSSAQYQLNGQMSRMEPCLMGSTPRLHPSPVAPRWPDVSPANSCYTSPPMHSSRYATSGDMYSPLAPRRNSEYEHSQHFPGFAYINGEATTGWAK
- the rfx4 gene encoding transcription factor RFX4 isoform X2, giving the protein MHCGLLEEPDMDSTESWIERCLNESENKRYSSHTSLGNMSNDEHEEKENNRASKPHSTPATLEWLEENYEIAEGVCIPRSALYMHYLDFSEKHDTQPVNAASFGKIIRQQFPALTTRRLGTRGQSKYHYYGIAVKETSPYYDVMYSKKGAAWVNETGKKEVTKQTVAYSPRSKLGTLLPEFPNVKDLNLPASLPEERVSTFIMMYRTHCQRILDTVIRANFDEVQSFLLHFWQGMPPHMLPVLGSPTVVNIVGVCDSILYKAISGVLMPTVLQALPDSLTQVIRKFAKQLDEWLKIALHDLPENLRNIKFELSRRFSQILKRQTSLNHLCQASRTVINSADITFQMLEDWRNVDLNSITKQTLYTMEDSQEEHRQLIIHLYQEFDRLLEEQSPIEAYIEWLDSMVDRCVVKVAGKRPGSLKKVAQQFLLMWSCFGTRVIRDMTLHSAPSFGSFHLIHLMFDDYVLYLLESLHCQERANELMRAMKGEGSTEREEEFTLSETTPTSPSPGSYSPARSVHSVVVSSASSPTAAVSPEYTGVTTTTGAVQSYTWSLTYTVTTAGGSTPEAGQQLSCMRSSAPVPPPSSTHRMPVYTHREEHGYTGSYNYGSYTNQHPHSIQSQYPGLAHEPAIPAPLHYSAYHRSSAQYQLNGQMSRMEPCLMGSTPRLHPSPVAPRWPDVSPANSCYTSPPMHSSRYATSGDMYSPLAPRRNSEYEHSQHFPGFAYINGEATTGWAK